The Treponema medium genome has a window encoding:
- a CDS encoding ABC transporter ATP-binding protein — protein sequence MKNLLRLFSYLKGFRLLYFLALMFALLAQIAAALQPGLIKITVDSVLGNEPLTHTALERLVALFGAAAKGTNGLLIMAALILAFAISRSIFTFLQMNTANAATERIIQNVRNRLYNHIQLLPYTYHANAKTGNLIQRCTSDVDTIRIALYSQIPETVGSVFLIIYTVFLMMQSNIKLALISCAAVPVAAAFSALFFYVIEKQFKASTEQEAAMTAVLQESLTGIRVIKAFTRQQYEMEKFKTVSEAYMQRNLILIRCFAFFWSGADFLSYTQIFTVILYGSFLAYRGEISAGMLIAFISYISMLIQPVRQLGRILGNIGKACVSVGRIEEIFREEPEELFPTQEKPEIKGNIIFDSVSFAYPEAENTPVLDTVSFSIKQGQTAAILGPTGSGKSSLVHLLDRLYDYTSGSITIDGVELRSIDKGWIRSQIGLILQEPFLYAKTIMENIKLAAPDTNDAAAQRYARIAALDGEIHYFADGYSTVVGERGVSLSGGQKQRLAIARTLIKDAPILIFDDSLSAVDMETDAAIRAALKNENKHKTVIIISHRIATVKDADIIIVLEKGKITEQGTHRELIQHDGLYKRIYDIQSNRDR from the coding sequence GTGAAAAATCTTCTTCGGCTCTTTTCGTATTTAAAAGGATTCCGTCTCTTATACTTTCTTGCGCTTATGTTTGCACTGCTTGCTCAGATTGCCGCAGCCCTGCAACCGGGCTTAATCAAAATCACCGTTGATTCGGTGTTGGGTAATGAACCGCTGACGCATACAGCCCTTGAACGGCTCGTTGCGCTGTTCGGAGCAGCTGCAAAGGGAACAAACGGACTGCTCATTATGGCCGCTCTCATTCTTGCATTTGCAATAAGCCGCAGTATATTTACGTTTTTGCAGATGAATACGGCAAATGCGGCAACCGAACGGATTATCCAAAATGTACGGAACCGGCTGTATAATCATATCCAGCTATTGCCATACACATATCACGCAAATGCAAAAACGGGCAATCTTATCCAGCGCTGTACATCCGATGTGGACACCATCCGTATCGCATTATATTCTCAAATCCCCGAAACGGTCGGCTCGGTGTTTTTAATCATATACACTGTCTTTTTAATGATGCAGTCGAACATCAAGCTGGCGCTCATTTCATGTGCAGCGGTTCCGGTTGCGGCAGCTTTTTCTGCCCTCTTCTTTTATGTGATTGAAAAACAGTTTAAAGCCTCAACCGAACAGGAAGCGGCAATGACTGCCGTTCTTCAGGAAAGTCTTACCGGTATCAGAGTGATCAAGGCATTCACTCGTCAACAATACGAGATGGAAAAATTCAAAACAGTCAGCGAAGCGTATATGCAGCGGAATTTGATATTGATACGCTGCTTTGCGTTTTTTTGGTCGGGAGCGGATTTTTTATCGTACACCCAGATTTTTACCGTTATCCTCTACGGAAGTTTTTTAGCATACCGCGGCGAAATTTCAGCGGGAATGTTGATAGCGTTTATCTCGTACATCAGTATGCTGATACAACCGGTGCGGCAGCTTGGACGGATTCTCGGTAATATCGGCAAGGCCTGTGTATCAGTCGGCCGTATTGAAGAAATATTCCGCGAGGAACCTGAGGAGCTTTTCCCCACACAGGAAAAACCGGAGATTAAGGGCAATATCATTTTTGATTCCGTGTCGTTTGCATATCCCGAAGCGGAGAACACACCGGTACTAGATACTGTATCGTTCAGCATCAAACAGGGACAAACGGCGGCAATTTTAGGTCCGACCGGTTCGGGAAAAAGTTCGCTGGTGCATCTGCTTGACCGGCTCTACGACTATACTTCCGGTTCCATCACTATTGACGGTGTAGAATTACGTTCGATAGACAAGGGCTGGATACGGTCGCAGATAGGACTGATTTTGCAGGAACCGTTTCTTTACGCTAAAACAATTATGGAAAATATTAAACTTGCCGCCCCCGATACGAACGATGCCGCCGCACAACGATACGCCCGCATCGCAGCCTTGGACGGAGAGATTCATTATTTTGCAGACGGATATTCGACCGTTGTCGGGGAACGCGGCGTGTCTCTTTCCGGCGGACAGAAGCAGCGGCTGGCGATTGCACGAACGTTGATAAAGGATGCTCCTATTTTGATCTTTGACGATTCACTTTCCGCAGTTGATATGGAAACCGATGCGGCCATCAGAGCTGCCCTCAAAAATGAAAACAAACATAAAACGGTGATTATCATTTCGCACCGCATTGCTACTGTAAAAGATGCAGACATTATTATCGTTTTGGAAAAGGGAAAGATTACGGAACAAGGAACGCATCGTGAGCTGATACAACACGACGGCCTATATAAACGTATTTATGATATTCAGAGTAATCGAGATCGGTGA
- a CDS encoding ClbS/DfsB family four-helix bundle protein, with the protein MPRPTSKSDLIQAATDQFAKLWTLIDEMSDEEKSADIVPNERDKNVRDVLVHLYEWHCLLLNWIRSNTNGKPAPFLPAPYNWKTYPQMNVAFWEKHQNTSYTDAEAMLKKTHKEVMAIIETFSNEALFSKGAFDWTGTTTLGSYCVSATSSHYDWAFKDIKKALKKYRAR; encoded by the coding sequence ATGCCAAGACCTACCAGCAAATCCGATTTAATCCAAGCCGCAACTGACCAATTCGCAAAGCTGTGGACGTTAATCGACGAAATGTCTGACGAAGAAAAGAGTGCCGATATTGTTCCGAACGAACGCGATAAAAACGTGCGGGATGTTTTGGTTCACCTCTATGAGTGGCACTGTCTTTTGCTGAATTGGATACGGTCCAACACAAACGGGAAACCTGCCCCTTTTTTGCCGGCACCCTATAATTGGAAAACCTATCCCCAGATGAATGTTGCTTTTTGGGAAAAACATCAAAACACATCATATACCGATGCAGAAGCAATGCTCAAAAAAACGCATAAAGAGGTGATGGCGATTATCGAAACATTTTCCAATGAAGCCCTTTTTTCCAAAGGCGCTTTCGACTGGACGGGCACGACGACGCTCGGCAGCTACTGCGTGTCTGCAACATCGAGTCACTACGATTGGGCGTTCAAGGATATTAAAAAAGCCTTGAAAAAATATAGAGCACGATAA
- a CDS encoding S8 family peptidase codes for MNSILQVKLRFNKEKNNSGFGAINLRAAMSVSLEKIDALSESLRAVLRYYRDKPKILNKLLVDVCYNDIIAKSNRIKELLKPSATDINDIIVGARFSDAPDGEENHIITYYVDVETINATLNKLVIVKQFIKGELNGEATTKNFNETDELHDSVKSKLKTENYEKYGLSKNKIRRMIVDCSVIETFSIPQIANNISPNNTFLITFYKTELTLYSLLEKLDVDDVKYRYSFYGEDTLAVTRDLFDYLNDKVPYLISMISSDLAQVTYNSINKETPSELIKIPNPNNEPIIGVIDTLFDENVYFSRWVENTDYLDDIERMTISDNSREHGTEITSIIVDGPRMNPWLDDGCGRFRVRHFGVCTNKISMVKLVRKLKDIVKNNPDIHVWNLSLGTDEEVSKNFISFDAAVLDELQARKNIVFVVSGTNDNRDERIGNIRVGSPADSLNSIVVNSIKRNGTPASYSRKGTILSFFNKPDVVYYGGDYDERINAYAPSGEEQVYGTSFAAPWISRKMCFLIDVMGFSRETAKALIIDSAAGWEYKISTAKYKELLGYGAVPIQIEKVLSTDNDEIKFILYGTSEAYKTTNYGIPVPKDNDNKYPYIARAIICYFPECSRAQGIDYTNRELSLKFGRIKSDGTIEDINENIQDDKNSYIDERQSRKEFRKWENTKFISKVLKKNQALKSYEDKLWGIVITSKERLDTQMHGGLNFGVVITLKEIKGVNRIEDFIRACTLRGWIVNEITIKNQIDIYNANQQEITFE; via the coding sequence ATGAATTCCATTTTACAAGTTAAGCTACGATTCAATAAAGAAAAAAATAATTCAGGATTTGGGGCAATAAATTTGCGTGCTGCTATGAGCGTTTCCTTAGAAAAAATAGATGCCCTTTCGGAAAGTCTGAGAGCTGTATTAAGGTATTATCGAGATAAACCAAAAATATTGAATAAATTACTTGTTGATGTTTGTTATAACGATATCATTGCAAAATCAAATCGAATTAAAGAATTACTTAAGCCTTCCGCTACCGATATCAATGATATTATAGTAGGTGCACGATTTTCAGATGCACCTGATGGCGAAGAAAATCACATCATTACCTACTATGTTGATGTTGAAACGATTAATGCAACGCTCAATAAACTTGTGATAGTAAAACAATTTATTAAAGGTGAACTGAATGGAGAGGCGACTACTAAAAATTTTAATGAAACAGATGAATTACATGATTCGGTAAAAAGCAAATTAAAAACAGAAAACTATGAGAAGTATGGTCTTTCAAAGAATAAAATACGGAGAATGATTGTCGATTGTTCAGTTATTGAAACGTTTTCAATCCCGCAAATAGCGAATAATATCTCCCCTAATAATACATTTTTGATTACGTTTTATAAGACGGAATTAACTTTGTATTCCTTATTAGAAAAACTGGATGTAGATGATGTAAAATACAGATATTCGTTCTATGGTGAAGACACATTAGCTGTTACAAGAGATTTGTTTGATTATTTGAACGATAAAGTGCCTTATTTAATCTCTATGATTTCATCTGATTTAGCGCAGGTAACATATAATTCTATCAATAAAGAGACTCCATCGGAGTTAATAAAAATACCAAACCCCAACAATGAACCGATAATAGGAGTAATAGATACTCTGTTTGATGAGAATGTTTATTTTAGTCGTTGGGTGGAAAACACGGACTATTTAGATGATATTGAAAGAATGACTATATCCGATAATAGTAGGGAACATGGGACAGAGATTACATCTATTATTGTCGACGGTCCTCGTATGAATCCTTGGCTTGATGACGGCTGCGGAAGATTTAGAGTACGGCATTTCGGTGTTTGCACTAACAAAATATCAATGGTTAAATTAGTGCGGAAATTAAAAGATATTGTTAAAAACAATCCTGATATTCATGTCTGGAACCTATCACTGGGGACGGATGAAGAAGTGTCGAAAAATTTTATTTCTTTTGATGCGGCTGTTCTTGATGAATTACAAGCAAGAAAAAATATTGTATTTGTCGTATCAGGTACCAATGATAATAGAGATGAGCGGATCGGCAATATCCGTGTCGGTTCTCCGGCAGATTCATTGAATTCTATTGTAGTTAATTCGATAAAAAGAAATGGAACCCCTGCATCATACTCAAGGAAAGGTACCATCCTTTCTTTCTTTAATAAGCCGGATGTAGTTTATTATGGCGGAGACTACGACGAACGGATCAATGCTTATGCGCCTTCCGGCGAGGAACAAGTATATGGAACATCGTTTGCTGCTCCTTGGATAAGTAGAAAGATGTGCTTTCTTATTGATGTTATGGGATTTTCCAGAGAAACTGCAAAGGCTTTAATTATTGATTCGGCTGCCGGGTGGGAATATAAAATTTCTACAGCGAAATATAAAGAACTACTTGGCTATGGGGCGGTTCCAATACAGATAGAAAAAGTGTTGTCCACAGATAATGATGAGATTAAATTTATACTATATGGAACGTCTGAAGCATATAAAACGACAAATTATGGTATACCTGTTCCGAAAGATAACGATAACAAATATCCATATATTGCACGTGCAATCATTTGCTACTTTCCGGAGTGCTCGCGGGCGCAAGGAATCGATTATACCAATAGAGAACTTAGTCTGAAATTTGGAAGGATAAAATCTGATGGTACAATTGAGGATATTAATGAGAATATACAAGATGATAAAAACTCATATATTGATGAGAGACAGTCGCGTAAAGAATTCAGAAAATGGGAAAACACAAAATTTATATCGAAAGTGCTGAAGAAAAATCAGGCATTAAAATCCTACGAAGACAAACTATGGGGAATAGTAATTACGTCAAAAGAAAGACTAGATACGCAAATGCATGGTGGTTTGAATTTTGGTGTAGTAATAACGCTTAAAGAAATAAAAGGTGTTAATCGAATAGAAGATTTTATTCGGGCATGTACTCTTAGAGGCTGGATTGTAAATGAAATTACTATCAAAAATCAAATTGATATATATAATGCAAATCAACAAGAAATTACTTTTGAATAA
- a CDS encoding TetR/AcrR family transcriptional regulator, whose translation MQVLKEEVKDRILTAAEKIFYEQDYRSAKLTDIAEQADIPVALIYTYFKNKEGLFDEVVTGVLDNIIKMMEDEEKMEAGSPYERFNRGGASQLPKLLKTRIKLIILMDKSSGTKHENAKDMWVKRLEQHIKDGLKRYSKTKHDPMLAHILANNYVEGLMEIARHYKNEKWAEDMLFVLNQCYFNGVESL comes from the coding sequence ATGCAGGTATTAAAAGAAGAAGTCAAGGATAGAATTCTAACGGCTGCGGAAAAAATATTTTATGAACAAGATTATAGAAGCGCAAAGCTGACGGATATTGCAGAACAGGCTGATATTCCCGTTGCGCTTATTTATACCTACTTCAAAAATAAGGAAGGATTATTTGATGAAGTAGTCACAGGTGTGTTGGATAACATCATTAAGATGATGGAAGATGAGGAAAAGATGGAAGCCGGAAGCCCCTATGAAAGATTTAATCGGGGCGGAGCATCTCAACTTCCCAAACTGTTAAAGACTAGAATAAAACTCATCATTTTGATGGATAAGAGTTCGGGAACGAAACATGAGAATGCAAAAGATATGTGGGTTAAGCGGTTGGAACAGCATATAAAAGACGGTTTAAAGAGATATTCAAAAACCAAGCACGATCCCATGCTTGCCCACATCTTGGCAAATAATTATGTTGAAGGGCTTATGGAAATTGCACGGCACTATAAAAATGAAAAATGGGCAGAAGATATGCTCTTTGTTCTTAATCAGTGCTATTTTAATGGAGTTGAATCATTGTAA
- the murI gene encoding glutamate racemase, with protein sequence MHKKYVFLDSGIGGLPYFRYFHKKAPQASAAYVADLEHFPYGEKTREGVIKYALGVTEKIINRLDPAMVIVVCNTMSTAALDALRKHFSIPFIGTVPAVKVAAEVSTNKRIGIIATARTINDPYLDKLIESFAADCTIERRADAELVAKIENGLITAPDEEKRKAVMPAIRQFKDAGVDTIVLACTHFLHLADTFTECAAPEIKVVDSLPGVVSHALDVLPPPAGGNASRSSCYVTGEITERIDRLYRGYCGLFDLDWQGAL encoded by the coding sequence ATGCACAAAAAGTATGTTTTTTTAGATTCGGGGATAGGCGGCTTGCCGTACTTCCGGTATTTTCATAAAAAAGCGCCGCAAGCATCGGCTGCGTATGTGGCGGATTTGGAACATTTTCCCTACGGGGAAAAAACGCGTGAGGGAGTGATTAAGTATGCCCTCGGTGTTACGGAAAAAATAATAAACCGCTTGGATCCCGCAATGGTTATCGTGGTGTGCAATACGATGTCAACCGCCGCCCTCGATGCGCTGCGCAAACATTTTTCCATTCCCTTTATCGGTACCGTACCGGCGGTAAAGGTGGCGGCGGAAGTCAGTACGAATAAGCGTATTGGGATTATCGCCACGGCGCGGACAATCAACGACCCGTATCTTGATAAACTGATTGAATCATTTGCCGCCGATTGTACTATCGAAAGACGGGCGGATGCGGAACTGGTTGCGAAAATTGAAAACGGACTGATTACCGCCCCGGATGAAGAAAAACGAAAAGCAGTAATGCCTGCAATCCGGCAGTTTAAAGACGCCGGTGTCGATACGATTGTACTGGCGTGCACTCACTTTTTGCATCTTGCAGATACCTTTACCGAATGCGCCGCTCCGGAAATAAAGGTTGTCGATTCCTTGCCCGGCGTCGTTTCCCATGCATTGGATGTGCTGCCTCCGCCGGCCGGTGGGAACGCATCCCGCAGCAGTTGCTATGTTACCGGCGAAATCACCGAGCGTATCGACCGGCTGTACCGTGGCTATTGCGGACTTTTCGACCTCGATTGGCAGGGAGCGCTGTAA
- the rsgA gene encoding ribosome small subunit-dependent GTPase A, with protein sequence MQGLVLSGANNFFAVRTPEGNVVRCSIKGKKLKESRGYYNPLAPGDTVDIEYDTLHPDQGQITALIPRRNGFIRWNQKTRSPQLLAANIDLLLCVTTPANPPFRPRFTDRTLVQAAAEGIPALIIVNKIDLGIPESVRERIRDWQRIGIQVCEVSAKTGEGLEPLARLLSGKTCAVTGQSGVGKSSLLNSLDSNLALKTADISFKYDRGIHTTTQGVFLPMTFTAHDGTRLSFNIIDTPGIRHFALWGIKPEEVIFYFPEMEAAAIQCAFGLSCSHIHERGCRILEELDAGHIHPDRYESWRSMHDELALLTADEY encoded by the coding sequence ATGCAGGGACTGGTATTAAGCGGCGCAAATAATTTTTTTGCAGTACGCACACCCGAAGGCAATGTAGTACGTTGTTCCATTAAGGGGAAAAAACTGAAAGAAAGCCGCGGGTATTACAACCCCTTAGCGCCCGGCGATACGGTCGATATTGAATACGACACCCTCCATCCCGATCAGGGGCAAATTACGGCGCTCATACCGCGGCGCAACGGTTTTATCCGCTGGAATCAGAAAACGCGCAGTCCGCAACTTTTAGCGGCAAACATCGATTTACTGCTCTGCGTTACCACCCCTGCCAATCCCCCCTTCCGTCCACGCTTTACCGACCGTACATTGGTGCAAGCCGCCGCGGAAGGTATCCCCGCACTTATCATTGTGAACAAAATCGACTTAGGCATTCCGGAATCGGTGCGGGAACGGATACGGGATTGGCAGCGCATCGGTATACAGGTATGCGAAGTGTCTGCAAAGACAGGGGAAGGACTTGAACCGCTCGCACGTCTCCTTTCGGGCAAGACTTGTGCAGTTACCGGACAGTCGGGCGTCGGAAAGTCGAGCTTACTGAACAGCCTTGACTCCAACCTTGCGCTTAAAACCGCCGACATTTCGTTTAAGTACGACCGCGGTATCCATACGACAACGCAGGGCGTTTTTTTACCGATGACCTTTACCGCTCACGATGGAACCCGGCTGTCGTTCAACATCATCGACACGCCCGGTATCAGACACTTTGCACTCTGGGGCATTAAACCGGAAGAAGTCATCTTCTACTTTCCCGAAATGGAGGCCGCAGCAATACAATGCGCCTTCGGGCTTTCCTGCTCACACATTCACGAGCGCGGCTGCCGTATCTTGGAAGAACTGGACGCAGGGCATATCCATCCCGACCGCTACGAAAGCTGGCGTTCCATGCACGATGAACTGGCGCTGCTCACCGCGGACGAATACTAG
- a CDS encoding type IIL restriction-modification enzyme MmeI produces the protein MALSLNEIKIRAQQFILNWKDKAATAREEADAQTFENEFFAIFGVPRNKIAVFEHKVKLLDGSNGYIDLFWKGYILIEMKSPGKDRKKAFEQAKAYANALQNADMPKGILICDFVHFDYYHLEKDAELTSFTIDELAEYIELFLFLAGYKDVEYKKQDAVNIEAAEKMGELHYTLKEIGYTGHQLELYLVRLLFCLFADDTGIFEHDHFIKYILQRTNVDGSDLAMHIQKIFEVLNTPKEKRLRTLDEQLARFPYINGGLFKELLPTADFNLP, from the coding sequence ATGGCATTATCATTAAACGAAATTAAGATACGAGCGCAGCAGTTTATACTGAACTGGAAAGATAAAGCGGCAACTGCGCGGGAAGAAGCGGATGCGCAAACCTTTGAAAACGAGTTTTTTGCAATTTTCGGTGTACCGCGCAATAAAATTGCCGTGTTTGAGCACAAAGTTAAACTATTAGACGGTTCTAATGGATATATCGATCTTTTTTGGAAAGGTTACATTCTCATCGAAATGAAGTCTCCCGGCAAAGACCGGAAAAAAGCCTTTGAACAGGCAAAAGCCTACGCCAATGCGCTGCAGAATGCCGATATGCCGAAGGGCATTTTGATTTGCGATTTTGTTCATTTCGATTATTATCATTTAGAAAAAGATGCGGAACTCACCTCTTTTACGATTGATGAACTGGCGGAGTATATTGAGCTGTTTCTCTTTCTTGCAGGTTATAAAGATGTTGAATATAAAAAGCAGGATGCGGTCAATATCGAAGCAGCGGAAAAGATGGGAGAATTGCACTATACCTTAAAAGAAATCGGTTATACCGGACATCAGCTGGAGTTGTATTTGGTTCGTCTGTTATTTTGTTTGTTTGCTGATGACACCGGTATTTTTGAGCACGATCACTTTATTAAATATATTTTGCAGCGGACGAATGTTGACGGCAGCGATTTAGCGATGCACATTCAAAAGATTTTTGAAGTGCTCAATACGCCGAAAGAAAAGCGGCTTAGAACACTTGATGAGCAGCTGGCTCGTTTTCCGTATATCAACGGAGGACTTTTTAAGGAGCTGCTTCCAACTGCGGATTTTAACCTTCCCTAA
- a CDS encoding type II toxin-antitoxin system RelE/ParE family toxin: MVYKVRVTDKANTDLDEIIRYIAEKLSNATCSRFFFRLLKIQAFEEFFLPKKICCKC; this comes from the coding sequence ATGGTTTATAAAGTCAGAGTAACCGATAAAGCAAATACTGATCTTGATGAGATTATCAGGTATATTGCAGAAAAGCTTTCAAACGCAACGTGCAGCCGGTTCTTCTTCCGCTTGCTCAAGATACAAGCCTTTGAAGAGTTCTTTTTGCCCAAGAAAATATGCTGCAAGTGTTGA
- a CDS encoding ATP-binding protein produces the protein MKKQNLVNLIRYHVEKNDEAFITEVAEIAKDFDANDDSSTAQYLMELVSNTNYYVPQTSYRNLKYLTKMEYSSKPLLLPNALEEDVVGISKTINKKLGLSKFLFYGAPGSGKTESAYQIARMLNRDILSISFEQLIDSRLGETAKNVVKLFDEINHLPYNRAIILFDEIDSLVLDRINSNDLREMGRVTSVFLKELERLNEHIIIIATTNLIDKFDKALLRRFDAIISFDRYSKEDLIEIADSMLRATLRNVKSAKINTRLFNKILGNMEKIPYPGDLKQIIKTAIAFCDDSSEYDYLRKMYINLYGLSGAIDIQDLSTQGYTTREIEILSKIPKSSVSRKLRDI, from the coding sequence ATGAAAAAACAAAATCTGGTTAATTTAATAAGGTATCATGTAGAAAAAAATGATGAAGCGTTTATAACAGAAGTGGCCGAGATAGCAAAAGATTTTGACGCGAATGACGATTCATCTACAGCGCAATATTTAATGGAGCTGGTTTCTAATACAAATTATTATGTTCCTCAAACAAGCTATAGGAATCTCAAATATTTGACAAAAATGGAATATTCATCGAAACCGTTATTGCTCCCAAATGCTCTCGAGGAAGATGTTGTTGGAATTTCAAAAACTATAAATAAAAAGCTTGGTTTATCAAAATTTCTTTTCTATGGAGCACCGGGTAGTGGGAAAACGGAATCTGCGTATCAAATTGCACGAATGCTGAATCGAGATATTTTATCAATAAGTTTTGAACAGCTGATCGATAGCAGACTCGGTGAAACCGCAAAGAATGTCGTGAAACTTTTTGACGAGATTAATCATCTTCCGTACAATCGTGCAATTATTCTTTTTGATGAGATCGATTCGCTGGTTTTAGACAGGATTAATAGTAATGATTTGCGAGAAATGGGGAGAGTCACATCTGTCTTCCTTAAAGAATTAGAACGTCTGAACGAGCATATAATAATTATAGCAACGACAAATTTGATAGATAAATTCGATAAAGCTCTATTACGTAGGTTTGATGCAATAATTTCATTTGATAGGTATTCAAAAGAAGATTTGATAGAGATAGCAGACTCAATGCTGAGAGCAACTTTACGTAATGTAAAAAGCGCAAAAATAAACACGCGGTTATTTAATAAGATATTAGGAAATATGGAAAAAATTCCATACCCTGGAGACTTAAAACAAATAATAAAGACAGCAATTGCATTTTGTGATGATTCGAGCGAGTATGACTATTTGCGAAAGATGTACATTAACCTTTATGGTCTTTCAGGAGCAATAGATATTCAAGACTTGAGTACGCAAGGATATACTACAAGAGAAATAGAAATACTGTCAAAAATTCCTAAAAGTAGCGTATCAAGAAAGTTGAGAGATATATAA